CCAGCACGACCTCGGCTTCAAGAAGATGCCCGACCCTGAGAATCCGGCCGGAGTCCGCTACTACGTCGACTCCCGGCAATTTGTCGAGGTGCTGCCGCTGCCGGCCGGCCAGGGCGTCAATCGCCTTGACCACATCGGCTGGATCACCACCAATGCTCGCGCGATGCGGCTCTATCTCAAGGCACACGGCGTCACCGTTCCCGAGCAGGTGCAGCACGGCAACGACGGCAGCTACTGGTTCAACGTGCACGATCCAGAGGGCAACAAGGTCCAGTTCCTGCAGCCACCCGCGCATGGCGTCTCCATGGCAGGCGCTGACCCCATCGGGCATCGCATGATCCACGTCGGCATGCTCGTTCACAGTCGCGCGAAGGAAGACACTTTTTACCGCGACATTCTCGGCTTCCGCCCCTACTGGTACGGCGGCATGCAGACCGGCAAAATTGACTGGGTATCGCAGCAGGTGCCCAACGGCCGCGACTGGCTCGAATACATGCTCACCAGCGGCCCCTCCGGCAGCGGCATTCCCGCAAACATCTCCCAGCACCAGCTTGGCGTTCTCGACCACTTCTCCATCGGTGTCGTCAACATGGAGAAGGCCGTGACCACACTCGACTCCGAGGGCCGCCTCAAGGGCAATGAACACCAGCATGGTCCGCAACTGGGCCGCGACGGCAAATGGCAGTTCAATCTCTATGATCCGGATGAGATTCGTGTCGAGCTGATGGAGTACAAGCC
The DNA window shown above is from Acidobacterium capsulatum ATCC 51196 and carries:
- a CDS encoding VOC family protein, with protein sequence MNRLIGLAAAVAFSATAFAQAHTPARPPITGVSHISVYTSHPEQAQHFYQHDLGFKKMPDPENPAGVRYYVDSRQFVEVLPLPAGQGVNRLDHIGWITTNARAMRLYLKAHGVTVPEQVQHGNDGSYWFNVHDPEGNKVQFLQPPAHGVSMAGADPIGHRMIHVGMLVHSRAKEDTFYRDILGFRPYWYGGMQTGKIDWVSQQVPNGRDWLEYMLTSGPSGSGIPANISQHQLGVLDHFSIGVVNMEKAVTTLDSEGRLKGNEHQHGPQLGRDGKWQFNLYDPDEIRVELMEYKPAEKPCCSPFTAANPVPPTH